AAGGTGCTGGAAGTACATTTCTTGACATTTCTACAACTTACTCAATAGGCAATATCAACGTCACTCCAGATAATTGCAATGGTATTGATAGTATAGTCATGATGAGCCATAATTCTAATTGGTTTGTGACATTAAATAACAAAAGCCGTGTAGGCGAACTTCATAAATTAATAAGCACAAACGATTAGCTATATACCATCGGTTGCCCCCCACCTTAGCAAGCCTGTTATGGTTTAAATTAACCAATCAAATTCCTGATTTGATTGGTTAAAATTCCAGTTTGATTGTATAATATGTTCTTTTACTCTGTTCAATAAAGAGGCTGTATTACTTGGAAATCAAAGAGTTAAAGGTATTGTTTGATAACGGAGGGTTAAAGTCCGTAACAATTAAACGCGCACCATTAATGGACGGTTATATCTTAATTGCAAACACGACAAATAAGAATGTACATGTGATGACCTCGCAACGTGAAGAATCAAATACACCACGTGCATTTAAGAGTATTGATGCCGCAGCAGCGAATGCACAAAAGATTGGTTTTAAGAAGATAAGTATCGATTTAAGCTAGCTTAAAATATAACTGTATATAAACACAGCTATATTTAAGTCCCCGTAAAAGTAAGACCTCTACGGGGATTTTATTATTGATTCAGTGCTAAATAGGCTGTATTCATTGCAACTAAACGTTCTTTTTCATCCTCTGAAATAAAACTGGCCTCAATGGCATTAAAAGTAAATTGTGCGATTTCTGATTTTGACATGTCGTGCGCATGACTCACTGCCATGAAGTTATCTGTCATA
This Moritella sp. 5 DNA region includes the following protein-coding sequences:
- a CDS encoding plasmid replication protein RepB gives rise to the protein MEIKELKVLFDNGGLKSVTIKRAPLMDGYILIANTTNKNVHVMTSQREESNTPRAFKSIDAAAANAQKIGFKKISIDLS